In Syngnathus acus chromosome 21, fSynAcu1.2, whole genome shotgun sequence, one genomic interval encodes:
- the trappc10 gene encoding trafficking protein particle complex subunit 10 isoform X1, with amino-acid sequence MDSGQEKPAAAAAIYAMENKPIVTCAGDQALFTSLYTALAQQLPREPMEWRRTYGRAPKMIHLEANFVQFKEELLPKDGTKALLTFPFLHIYWTDCCDAEAYRGSVKEDVSRWQSSLRAHGSADWLIIVVDGGDARKKNKGNILPRSSIVDKIRGDFCNKQNDRCVVLSEPLKDSSRSQESWNSLLLKLRTLLLMSFTKNLGRFEDDMRTLREKRTQPGWSFCQYFMVQEELAFVFEMLQQFEDALVQYDELDALFTQYVLNFGAGDAAKWLGSFCSPVLNWSGLLLRRPIDMEKRDSIQRGSASLLDLRSYLFSRQCTLLIFLQRPWEVTQRALELLHNCVQELRLLEQVSVLRGALDCWVFLSCLEVLHRIESCCDRAQLAANASHTVGLWAYAADKLKALGHLCGLVSRKGPTSEDLNRTVDLLAGLGDERPETVNSLQSPYKKLKEALSSVEAFERHYLELCQAAMEMYRAVGRLRSARLLGKSLAEFYMSKGEPERAEALLAEALRSYVCEGWTFPVTHTRKQMGECQKLLRRSADSLRTSALLAGDGNLSAEERMRFCRAVLDYAGQPADGGGDPYATLDMGVLAQLTRIRFGPDGACVHSGAALRVELTLRCLMPIAVRVDELAVGVHLDAERVSKGGARGAALPVTVDFEAADTAPGRPSSLSAGPPPEMDEAHDRSPSDDSLSSAGVVCRNAHLLVRRHDSVSPPDASGPLARNGASGTTPAALKEGAPVLRASGITLEPGDNSVVLAAASNEAGAYTLRQLCVTLANVNFVLPHIYPSVQYHVYSQEPQLSVRPLSEPLLAGLPQRVKFTLLTGHYAVRKGDALQLSNSDSMPVLAHVGCTARIANNGGAVAESALSVQSSDKVTSIGLPPTPPYHTLEFHLEVLCLIPPGPERLPDERLTNGEAPRRPRSYSHPDTAMAAIDQRMSIDCPWSIYSTLLSLTFHIPFKTEHSLLSAGNRKYIQVCVHNVSDCDFTLAHVKLAEKGPRRRASLEMPCLNACARQLLCSKQSVYFLWEATCKEALPSSLECVFSASFCPRGRCEDAAFEPFHYHFLVDNVPTLYSVRADMVPPAGERHCRSGSLCGLEVVIERAARPADGEPAAADDDKTEAEGLGSGKVMYEVADSSSNWAVCGRSSGLVSMQSSGSWAHKVHIEVMPLFAGHLPFPKIKVLKYLPHNASSVQADADSQVENDSLSLLDKTLDDAAADTASVRSRGSVQSLGEQQHRGVALPRLDPFGPGQVFNHSHARQVLVLPAADEHIVEVHAT; translated from the exons ATGGACAGTGGTCAAGAGaagcccgccgccgccgccgccatctaCGCTATGGAGAACAAACCCATCGTCACAT GTGCCGGGGACCAGGCCTTGTTCACGTCTCTCTACACAGCCCTGGCTCAGCAGCTGCCCCGCGAGCCCATGGAGTGGAGGAG GACGTACGGACGCGCTCCCAAGATGATCCACCTGGAGGCCAACTTTGTCCAGTTCAAGGAGGAGCTGCTGCCCAAGGACGGCACCAAGGCCCTGCTCACCTTCCCCTTCCTGCACATCTACTGGACCGACTGCTGC GACGCCGAGGCGTACCGCGGCTCGGTGAAGGAGGACGTGAGCCGATGGCAGAGCAGCCTGCGAGCGCACGGCTCGGCCGACTGGCTCATCATCGTGGTGGACGGCGGCGACGCGCGCAAGAAGAACAAAGGCAACATTCTGCCCCGCTCGTCCATCGTGGACAAAATCCGCGGCGACTTCTGCAACAAGCAGAACGACAG GTGCGTGGTGCTGTCTGAGCCGCTGAAGGACTCGTCACGCTCTCAGGAGTCGTGGAACTCTCTGCTGCTCAAGCTGAGGACGCTCCTGCTCATGTCCTTCACCAAGAACCTGGGGCGCTTCGAGGACGACATGCGGACCCTCAGGGAGAAACGCACCCAGCCCGGATGGAGCTTCTGCCAGTACTTCATGGTCCAG GAGGAGCTGGCGTTCGTCTTTGAGATGTTGCAGCAGTTCGAAGACGCCTTGGTCCAGTACGATGAGCTGGACGCGCTCTTCACGCAGTACGTGCTCAACTTTGGAGCCGGAG ACGCGGCCAAGTGGCTGGGCTCCTTCTGCTCTCCGGTGCTGAACTGGAGCGGCCTGCTGCTGCGGCGCCCCATCGACATGGAGAAGCGCGACAGCATCCAGCGCGGCTCGGCCAGCCTTCTGGACCTGCGCAGCTACCTCTTCTCGCGCCAGTGCACCCTGCTCATCTTCCTGCAGAGGCCCTGGGAGGTGACCCAGCGGGCCCTGGAGCTGCTGCACAACTGCGTGCAGGAGCTGCGTCTGCTCGAG CAGGTGTCGGTGCTGCGGGGGGCGCTGGACTGCTGGGTCTTCCTCAGCTGCCTGGAGGTTCTGCACCGCATCGAGAGCTGCTGCGACCGGGCCCAGCTGGCCGCCAACGCCTCGCACACGGTGGGACTGTGGGCCTACGCCGCCGACAAG CTCAAGGCTCTGGGCCACCTGTGCGGGCTGGTGTCGCGCAAAGGTCCCACCTCGGAAGACTTGAACCGGACGGTGGACCTGCTGGCCGGTCTGGGGGATGAGCGCCCCGAAACCG TCAACAGCCTGCAGAGTCCCTACAAGAAGCTGAAAGAAGCCTTGTCCTCCGTGGAAGCTTTTGAAAGGCATTACCTG GAGCTGTGCCAGGCGGCCATGGAGATGTACCGAGCCGTCGGCAGACTGCGCTCGGCCCGACTGTTGGGAAAAAGTCTGGCGGAATTCTACAT GAGCAAGGGCGAGCCGGAGCGAGCAGAAGCCTTGCTGGCCGAGGCTCTGCGTTCGTACGTTTGCGAGGGCTGGACCTTTCCGGTCACCCACACCCGCAAACAGATGGGCGAGTGCCAGAAGCTGCTGAGGCGAAGCGCCGA CTCCTTGCGCACCAGCGCCTTACTGGCGGGTGACGGCAACCTCAGCGCGGAGGAGAGGATGCGCTTTTGCCGCGCCGTTCTCGACTACGCCGGCCAGCCTGCCGATGGAG GCGGCGATCCGTACGCCACGCTGGACATGGGCGTCTTGGCTCAGCTCACGCGGATCCGATTCGGGCCGGACGGCGCCTGCGTGCACTCTGGTGCAGCCCTGCGG GTGGAGCTGACGCTGCGTTGCCTGATGCCTATCGCCGTGCGGGTGGACGAGCTGGCTGTCGGCGTCCACCTGGACGCCGAGCGGGTCTCCAAAGGGGGCGCTCGCGGAGCGGCCCTCCCCGTCACGGTGGACTTTGAGGCGGCCGACACTGCGCCGGGGCGGCCGTCCTccctgagcgccggccccccgCCGGAGATGGACGAGGCGCACGACCGCAGCCCCTCGGACGATTCCCTCAGCTCGGCGGGCGTGGTGTGCAGGAACGCCCACCTGCTGGTGCGTCGCCACGACAGCGTCTCGCCTCCGGACGCCTCCGGCCCCCTGGCCCGGAACGGCGCCTCGGGCACGACGCCCGCGGCCCTGAAGGAGGGCGCGCCGGTGCTGAGGGCGAGCGGCATCACGCTGGAGCCCGGAGACAATAGCGTCGTCCTGGCCGCAGCG AGCAACGAGGCGGGCGCCTACACGCTGCGGCAGCTGTGCGTCACCTTGGCCAATGTCAACTTTGTCCTGCCTCACATCTACCCCTCGGTCCAGTACCACGTCTACTCTCAGGAACCGCAGCTCAGCGTCCGGCCGCTTTCAG AGCCGCTGCTGGCGGGCCTCCCGCAGAGGGTCAAGTTCACCCTGCTGACTGGCCACTACGCCGTGAGGAAGGGCGACGCCCTGCAGCTCAGTAACAGCGACAGCATGCCGGTTCTGGCCCACGTCGGCTGCACGGCACGCATTGCCAACAACGGAGGCG CCGTGGCAGAGAGCGCATTGTCCGTCCAGTCCTCGGACAAAGTGACCAGCATTGGCCTGCCTCCCACCCCTCCCTACCACACGCTGGAGTTCCATCTGGAGGTCCTGTGCCTCATCCCGCCTGGACCGGAGCGGCTCCCCGACGAAAGGCTGACCAACGGCGAGGCGCCGCGCCGGCCTCGCAGCTACAGTCACCCCGACACGGCCATGGCTGCCATCGATCAGAGG ATGTCCATCGACTGTCCGTGGTCCATCTACTCCACCCTGCTGAGCCTCACTTTCCACATCCCCTTCAAGACGGAGCACTCGCTACTATCGGCCGGAAACAG GAAGTACATCCAGGTATGCGTGCACAATGTGTCGGATTGCGACTTCACGCTGGCCCACGTCAAACTGGCCGAGAAAGGGCCACGGCGGCGGGCCTCTCTGGAGATGCCGTGCCTCAATGCCTGCGCCCGGCAG TTGTTATGCAGTAAGCAGAGTGTGTACTTCCTGTGGGAGGCCACGTGCAAGGAGGCTCTCCCGTCCAGTCTGGAGTGCGTCTTCTCGGCCAGCTTCTGTCCCCGCGGGCGCTGCGAGGACGCCGCCTTCGAGCCCTTCCACTACCACTTCCTGGTGGACAACGTGCCT ACCTTGTACAGCGTGAGAGCCGACATGGTTCCGCCGGCGGGTGAGCGTCACTGTCGCTCCGGCTCCCTCTGCGGCCTGGAGGTGGTCATCGAGCGAGCGGCCCGGCCCGCGGACGGTGAACCGGCCGCTGCCGACGACGACAAAACAGAGGCCGAGGGCCTCGGGAGCGGCAAAGTCATGTATGAAG TGGCAGACAGCAGCAGTAACTGGGCAGTGTGCGGTCGGAGTTCGGGCCTGGTGTCCATGCAGTCGTCGGGCTCTTGGGCTCACAAAGTCCACATCGAGGTCATGCCGCTCTTCGCCGGCCATCTTCCCTTCCCCAAGATCAAGGTCCTCAAGTATCTTCCTCACAACGCCAGCAGCGTCCAAGCAGACGCCG ACAGCCAGGTGGAAAACGACAGCCTGTCTCTCCTGGACAAGACTTTGGACGACGCGGCGGCCGACACGGCCAGCGTGCGCAGTCGCGGCAGCGTCCAATCGCTGGGCGAGCAGCAGCACAGGGGCGTGGCCCTGCCCCGTCTGGACCCCTTCGGTCCCGGTCAGGTGTTCAACCACAGCCACGCTCGGCAAGTCCTGGTCCTGCCCGCCGCCGACGAGCACATTGTGGAGGTCCACGCCACGTGA
- the trappc10 gene encoding trafficking protein particle complex subunit 10 isoform X4, with amino-acid sequence MDSGQEKPAAAAAIYAMENKPIVTCAGDQALFTSLYTALAQQLPREPMEWRRTYGRAPKMIHLEANFVQFKEELLPKDGTKALLTFPFLHIYWTDCCDAEAYRGSVKEDVSRWQSSLRAHGSADWLIIVVDGGDARKKNKGNILPRSSIVDKIRGDFCNKQNDRCVVLSEPLKDSSRSQESWNSLLLKLRTLLLMSFTKNLGRFEDDMRTLREKRTQPGWSFCQYFMVQEELAFVFEMLQQFEDALVQYDELDALFTQYVLNFGAGDAAKWLGSFCSPVLNWSGLLLRRPIDMEKRDSIQRGSASLLDLRSYLFSRQCTLLIFLQRPWEVTQRALELLHNCVQELRLLEQVSVLRGALDCWVFLSCLEVLHRIESCCDRAQLAANASHTVGLWAYAADKLKALGHLCGLVSRKGPTSEDLNRTVDLLAGLGDERPETVNSLQSPYKKLKEALSSVEAFERHYLELCQAAMEMYRAVGRLRSARLLGKSLAEFYMSKGEPERAEALLAEALRSYVCEGWTFPVTHTRKQMGECQKLLRRSADSLRTSALLAGDGNLSAEERMRFCRAVLDYAGQPADGGGDPYATLDMGVLAQLTRIRFGPDGACVHSGAALRVELTLRCLMPIAVRVDELAVGVHLDAERVSKGGARGAALPVTVDFEAADTAPGRPSSLSAGPPPEMDEAHDRSPSDDSLSSAGVVCRNAHLLVRRHDSVSPPDASGPLARNGASGTTPAALKEGAPVLRASGITLEPGDNSVVLAAASNEAGAYTLRQLCVTLANVNFVLPHIYPSVQYHVYSQEPQLSVRPLSEPLLAGLPQRVKFTLLTGHYAVRKGDALQLSNSDSMPVLAHVGCTARIANNGGAVAESALSVQSSDKVTSIGLPPTPPYHTLEFHLEVLCLIPPGPERLPDERLTNGEAPRRPRSYSHPDTAMAAIDQRMSIDCPWSIYSTLLSLTFHIPFKTEHSLLSAGNRKYIQVCVHNVSDCDFTLAHVKLAEKGPRRRASLEMPCLNACARQLLCSKQSVYFLWEATCKEALPSSLECVFSASFCPRGRCEDAAFEPFHYHFLVDNVPTLYSVRADMVPPAGERHCRSGSLCGLEVVIERAARPADGEPAAADDDKTEAEGLGSGKVMYEVLTRPSLLPCSGRQQQ; translated from the exons ATGGACAGTGGTCAAGAGaagcccgccgccgccgccgccatctaCGCTATGGAGAACAAACCCATCGTCACAT GTGCCGGGGACCAGGCCTTGTTCACGTCTCTCTACACAGCCCTGGCTCAGCAGCTGCCCCGCGAGCCCATGGAGTGGAGGAG GACGTACGGACGCGCTCCCAAGATGATCCACCTGGAGGCCAACTTTGTCCAGTTCAAGGAGGAGCTGCTGCCCAAGGACGGCACCAAGGCCCTGCTCACCTTCCCCTTCCTGCACATCTACTGGACCGACTGCTGC GACGCCGAGGCGTACCGCGGCTCGGTGAAGGAGGACGTGAGCCGATGGCAGAGCAGCCTGCGAGCGCACGGCTCGGCCGACTGGCTCATCATCGTGGTGGACGGCGGCGACGCGCGCAAGAAGAACAAAGGCAACATTCTGCCCCGCTCGTCCATCGTGGACAAAATCCGCGGCGACTTCTGCAACAAGCAGAACGACAG GTGCGTGGTGCTGTCTGAGCCGCTGAAGGACTCGTCACGCTCTCAGGAGTCGTGGAACTCTCTGCTGCTCAAGCTGAGGACGCTCCTGCTCATGTCCTTCACCAAGAACCTGGGGCGCTTCGAGGACGACATGCGGACCCTCAGGGAGAAACGCACCCAGCCCGGATGGAGCTTCTGCCAGTACTTCATGGTCCAG GAGGAGCTGGCGTTCGTCTTTGAGATGTTGCAGCAGTTCGAAGACGCCTTGGTCCAGTACGATGAGCTGGACGCGCTCTTCACGCAGTACGTGCTCAACTTTGGAGCCGGAG ACGCGGCCAAGTGGCTGGGCTCCTTCTGCTCTCCGGTGCTGAACTGGAGCGGCCTGCTGCTGCGGCGCCCCATCGACATGGAGAAGCGCGACAGCATCCAGCGCGGCTCGGCCAGCCTTCTGGACCTGCGCAGCTACCTCTTCTCGCGCCAGTGCACCCTGCTCATCTTCCTGCAGAGGCCCTGGGAGGTGACCCAGCGGGCCCTGGAGCTGCTGCACAACTGCGTGCAGGAGCTGCGTCTGCTCGAG CAGGTGTCGGTGCTGCGGGGGGCGCTGGACTGCTGGGTCTTCCTCAGCTGCCTGGAGGTTCTGCACCGCATCGAGAGCTGCTGCGACCGGGCCCAGCTGGCCGCCAACGCCTCGCACACGGTGGGACTGTGGGCCTACGCCGCCGACAAG CTCAAGGCTCTGGGCCACCTGTGCGGGCTGGTGTCGCGCAAAGGTCCCACCTCGGAAGACTTGAACCGGACGGTGGACCTGCTGGCCGGTCTGGGGGATGAGCGCCCCGAAACCG TCAACAGCCTGCAGAGTCCCTACAAGAAGCTGAAAGAAGCCTTGTCCTCCGTGGAAGCTTTTGAAAGGCATTACCTG GAGCTGTGCCAGGCGGCCATGGAGATGTACCGAGCCGTCGGCAGACTGCGCTCGGCCCGACTGTTGGGAAAAAGTCTGGCGGAATTCTACAT GAGCAAGGGCGAGCCGGAGCGAGCAGAAGCCTTGCTGGCCGAGGCTCTGCGTTCGTACGTTTGCGAGGGCTGGACCTTTCCGGTCACCCACACCCGCAAACAGATGGGCGAGTGCCAGAAGCTGCTGAGGCGAAGCGCCGA CTCCTTGCGCACCAGCGCCTTACTGGCGGGTGACGGCAACCTCAGCGCGGAGGAGAGGATGCGCTTTTGCCGCGCCGTTCTCGACTACGCCGGCCAGCCTGCCGATGGAG GCGGCGATCCGTACGCCACGCTGGACATGGGCGTCTTGGCTCAGCTCACGCGGATCCGATTCGGGCCGGACGGCGCCTGCGTGCACTCTGGTGCAGCCCTGCGG GTGGAGCTGACGCTGCGTTGCCTGATGCCTATCGCCGTGCGGGTGGACGAGCTGGCTGTCGGCGTCCACCTGGACGCCGAGCGGGTCTCCAAAGGGGGCGCTCGCGGAGCGGCCCTCCCCGTCACGGTGGACTTTGAGGCGGCCGACACTGCGCCGGGGCGGCCGTCCTccctgagcgccggccccccgCCGGAGATGGACGAGGCGCACGACCGCAGCCCCTCGGACGATTCCCTCAGCTCGGCGGGCGTGGTGTGCAGGAACGCCCACCTGCTGGTGCGTCGCCACGACAGCGTCTCGCCTCCGGACGCCTCCGGCCCCCTGGCCCGGAACGGCGCCTCGGGCACGACGCCCGCGGCCCTGAAGGAGGGCGCGCCGGTGCTGAGGGCGAGCGGCATCACGCTGGAGCCCGGAGACAATAGCGTCGTCCTGGCCGCAGCG AGCAACGAGGCGGGCGCCTACACGCTGCGGCAGCTGTGCGTCACCTTGGCCAATGTCAACTTTGTCCTGCCTCACATCTACCCCTCGGTCCAGTACCACGTCTACTCTCAGGAACCGCAGCTCAGCGTCCGGCCGCTTTCAG AGCCGCTGCTGGCGGGCCTCCCGCAGAGGGTCAAGTTCACCCTGCTGACTGGCCACTACGCCGTGAGGAAGGGCGACGCCCTGCAGCTCAGTAACAGCGACAGCATGCCGGTTCTGGCCCACGTCGGCTGCACGGCACGCATTGCCAACAACGGAGGCG CCGTGGCAGAGAGCGCATTGTCCGTCCAGTCCTCGGACAAAGTGACCAGCATTGGCCTGCCTCCCACCCCTCCCTACCACACGCTGGAGTTCCATCTGGAGGTCCTGTGCCTCATCCCGCCTGGACCGGAGCGGCTCCCCGACGAAAGGCTGACCAACGGCGAGGCGCCGCGCCGGCCTCGCAGCTACAGTCACCCCGACACGGCCATGGCTGCCATCGATCAGAGG ATGTCCATCGACTGTCCGTGGTCCATCTACTCCACCCTGCTGAGCCTCACTTTCCACATCCCCTTCAAGACGGAGCACTCGCTACTATCGGCCGGAAACAG GAAGTACATCCAGGTATGCGTGCACAATGTGTCGGATTGCGACTTCACGCTGGCCCACGTCAAACTGGCCGAGAAAGGGCCACGGCGGCGGGCCTCTCTGGAGATGCCGTGCCTCAATGCCTGCGCCCGGCAG TTGTTATGCAGTAAGCAGAGTGTGTACTTCCTGTGGGAGGCCACGTGCAAGGAGGCTCTCCCGTCCAGTCTGGAGTGCGTCTTCTCGGCCAGCTTCTGTCCCCGCGGGCGCTGCGAGGACGCCGCCTTCGAGCCCTTCCACTACCACTTCCTGGTGGACAACGTGCCT ACCTTGTACAGCGTGAGAGCCGACATGGTTCCGCCGGCGGGTGAGCGTCACTGTCGCTCCGGCTCCCTCTGCGGCCTGGAGGTGGTCATCGAGCGAGCGGCCCGGCCCGCGGACGGTGAACCGGCCGCTGCCGACGACGACAAAACAGAGGCCGAGGGCCTCGGGAGCGGCAAAGTCATGTATGAAG TGCTGACGCGTCCGTCCCTGCTCCCGTGCAGTGGCAGACAGCAGCAGTAA